In Marinobacterium sp. LSUCC0821, the DNA window CCATGAGGATCTTCAGCCTTACCCCACTGAATATCATTCAGCGCACGACGTAGACGAAGTGTAGTCTGACCGATACCGCCATCACCCACTTTGTACTCTTTATCGTTGTAGATCAGCGTTCCAACAGGTGCAAGTACAGCGGCTGTGCCTGAGAGTGCAGCTTCGCAGCCTGGTTTAGCCGCGCGCTCAAATAGCTCTTCTACAGTAAGCTGGCGCTCTTGAACGTCCATACCCAAATCGCGAGCAAGAGTCAGTATTGAGTCACGAGTTACACCGTGCAAGAAGCTCTCATCAAGTGCTTTAGTGATGATTGTGTTGCCATCAATTAGCAGGAAGTTTGCAGCACCAGTCTCTTGTACATCGCCACCTGGGCAGAAAAGAACTTGGTCAGCTTGGAACTGAGCTTTAGCGCGAAGAATAGGCCCCATCGCTGCAGCATAGTTACCACCGCTTTTGATCATGCCCATGTGAGGCGGGCAGCGCATCGCTTTGTCATCAACCAAGAGGCGAAGAGCCTTATCCCCGCCAGCAAAGTAATCGCCAACAGGTGAAAGCAGAACGTAGTGTGCAGAAGTGATTGAAGGCACAGCTGCTTTGCCGATTGCAGGTTCTGTCCCTACATGGGTCGGGCGAATGTACATTGAACCAGGAGGCGCAGGGACATCTGCAGCAAAGCGTTTTACGATTGATGTAATCATCTCTGCTGCTTGAGCTTTGTCGATCTCAGGAAGGCCTAGCAGGTGACTGCTCTGGGCAAGACGATCAATGTTTTTGTCCATGCGGAAGATCTTGATAGAACCATCTTCATGGCGAAACGCTTTCAACCCCTCAAAACAGGTGCTTGAGTAGTGAAGAACGTGTGCGCCAGGATGAAAGCTCATCGAGTCACTAGAGACGATCTCCGCTTGGCTCCATTTCTCGCCATCGAACGTCGTGATCGCCATCTCTGGCATGAATACTGAACCAAAAGCTGCCATGTAAAAACTTCCTAATTGTGCATCCTGATGTTGCATGTAGAGGGATAGGTGACTATCCAATCGAACAATTGTAAGCATCCCAGCAAAAATTGGAATCGATATTTGCTAAAAGAACCGTGTCTTTGCAGTGATATTTCATTATCCTGAGCGTAATTGTTCTACGGCTTAGGAGGCCGTGTTGTCAGATATTTGGATCATTAGCGATGAAAAGCCGGGACACCTTAATCAGTCTCTAGGTCTCGTTGAGGCACTCATTGCCTTGAAACCGCAGATTAAGAGGCAGGTTATATCGGTATCTGATGCTCGGCGCTCACTTTTTTCAACGCACTCCAAGCCCAGCTTAATCATTAGTGCAGGTAGTGGTACACAGTTGATTAATGCGCTGCTAGCGTTGCGTTATCGCGTACCAAATGTGCTGCTAATGAAACCTAATTACCCTCAATCACTCTTTAGTTTGTTACTGATACCCGAGCATGATCAGGTCCCACCCAGTGAGCGTGTAGTTCTAACCAAGGGCGCATTAAATAGAATGAAGCCTGCGGTTAAAGAGGTTGGTAGTTCACTTGTGTTGGTTGGCGGCCCGAGTAAACACGTTAAGTGGCAAGATAAACTGGTCATAGATGCTATAGATACACTGATTAGCAGTACTGAATCTAATTGCATTAAAGTAGCGACCTCTCGTCGCACGCCTAAAACACTTTTATCTGAACTAGCCGCTAACGAGAAGGTTGAGCTAATACAGCCAGAATCAGTAGCCCAAGACTGGCTGCCAAATACTCTTGCAACCACCGAACGCGTTTGGGCCACCTCAGATAGTGTCTCAATGGTCTACGAAGCGTTAACTGCAGGATGCGCTGTCTCGCTGATCAGTTTAGAATCTAACCCCAATTCACGTACTCAACGTGGAATGCAGATGTTGTTAGCAGATGGAATAGTGGATAACTCGTTAGAACGAAGCCACAACCTAACTAATACCCCGTTAGCTGAAGCTAATCGCTGCGCAGAGATTATTTTGGAGAGAGGATGGCTGTAAGTCTTCCAAGCTTCGCAGATGCGAAGATAGCAATTATTGGTTTGGGTTATGTAGGTCTGCCACTCGCGGTTGAGTTTGGTAAGCAGCGGAATGTTGTCGGCTTCGATATCAATGCTGCCCGCATCCAGGAGTTAAGTGCAGGTCGCGATTCGACGCTTGAAGTGAGCCCTGAAGAGTTAGCCGAAGCTACCTCACTTAGCTTTGCCTCAGAAGAGTCTGCACTTAAAGGGTGTGACGTCTTTATTGTTACGGTGCCCACGCCAATAAATGGCCATAAACAGCCAGATCTGACTCCTTTGATCAAAGCATCTGAGTTATTGGGTCGAGTGGTACAAGCTGGCGCGATCGTGATTTATGAGTCAACTGTCTATCCTGGTGCGACAGAAGAGGATTGTATCCCTGTAATTGAGGCAGGCTCTGGCCTTCGATTTAACCAAGATTTTTATGCTGGTTACAGCCCTGAGCGAATCAATCCAGGTGATAAGACCCACCGCCTGCCAAACATCATGAAAGTGACTTCTGGCTCAACTCCAGAAGTTGCAGATTTTGTCGATCAGCTGTACCTGAGTGTTATAGAAGCTGGAACATTTAAAGCGAGTAGTATTCGTGTAGCTGAGGCGGCTAAGGTAATTGAGAACACTCAACGCGACCTGAATATCGCCCTTATTAATGAACTCGCCATCATCTTCAATCGTCTCGGGATCGATACGGAAGAGGTGCTTTTAGCGGCAGGAACAAAATGGAACTTCTTGCCCTTCCGTCCAGGTCTTGTAGGTGGCCACTGTATTGGTGTTGACCCCTACTACCTAACCTACAAAGCGCAATCAGCAGGCTACATTCCAGATGTAATTCTAGCGGGTCGACGAATTAATGATGGAATGGGTGCGTTTGTCGCTGATGAGTTGGTTAAAGCGATGTTGAAGCGCCGCATTCACGTCAATGAGAGTCGAGTATTGGTGCTTGGCTTGGCATTTAAAGAGAACTGCCCAGATCTACGCAATACGCGTATTGTGGATATTGTCTCTGTGCTTGAGAGTTATGGCGTTTCGGTCGACCTGCATGATCCTTGGGTTGATGCTAAAGAGGCTAAGCATGAATATGGTGTTGATCTTGTCGATAC includes these proteins:
- a CDS encoding branched-chain amino acid aminotransferase, with translation MAAFGSVFMPEMAITTFDGEKWSQAEIVSSDSMSFHPGAHVLHYSSTCFEGLKAFRHEDGSIKIFRMDKNIDRLAQSSHLLGLPEIDKAQAAEMITSIVKRFAADVPAPPGSMYIRPTHVGTEPAIGKAAVPSITSAHYVLLSPVGDYFAGGDKALRLLVDDKAMRCPPHMGMIKSGGNYAAAMGPILRAKAQFQADQVLFCPGGDVQETGAANFLLIDGNTIITKALDESFLHGVTRDSILTLARDLGMDVQERQLTVEELFERAAKPGCEAALSGTAAVLAPVGTLIYNDKEYKVGDGGIGQTTLRLRRALNDIQWGKAEDPHGWLTHL
- a CDS encoding ELM1/GtrOC1 family putative glycosyltransferase, coding for MSDIWIISDEKPGHLNQSLGLVEALIALKPQIKRQVISVSDARRSLFSTHSKPSLIISAGSGTQLINALLALRYRVPNVLLMKPNYPQSLFSLLLIPEHDQVPPSERVVLTKGALNRMKPAVKEVGSSLVLVGGPSKHVKWQDKLVIDAIDTLISSTESNCIKVATSRRTPKTLLSELAANEKVELIQPESVAQDWLPNTLATTERVWATSDSVSMVYEALTAGCAVSLISLESNPNSRTQRGMQMLLADGIVDNSLERSHNLTNTPLAEANRCAEIILERGWL
- the tviB gene encoding Vi polysaccharide biosynthesis UDP-N-acetylglucosamine C-6 dehydrogenase TviB; this encodes MAVSLPSFADAKIAIIGLGYVGLPLAVEFGKQRNVVGFDINAARIQELSAGRDSTLEVSPEELAEATSLSFASEESALKGCDVFIVTVPTPINGHKQPDLTPLIKASELLGRVVQAGAIVIYESTVYPGATEEDCIPVIEAGSGLRFNQDFYAGYSPERINPGDKTHRLPNIMKVTSGSTPEVADFVDQLYLSVIEAGTFKASSIRVAEAAKVIENTQRDLNIALINELAIIFNRLGIDTEEVLLAAGTKWNFLPFRPGLVGGHCIGVDPYYLTYKAQSAGYIPDVILAGRRINDGMGAFVADELVKAMLKRRIHVNESRVLVLGLAFKENCPDLRNTRIVDIVSVLESYGVSVDLHDPWVDAKEAKHEYGVDLVDTPQQGDYDAIIIAVAHQEFRDYGVTKIRGWGRDNHVLYDLKYLFPQSETDLRL